Proteins encoded by one window of Thermobaculum terrenum ATCC BAA-798:
- a CDS encoding SpoIID/LytB domain-containing protein: MKNSLVAIFATALLCLTVLTTPSVKAVGDYGNVEGRVTYNGLPVKGASISAGGQSVISDSQGRFRFDPLLVQDSWRAINVTVRASGLGVWRLYNAVIIPNDTLRLDVKLSKHDVTLSQPLPGTTKNNLAPSKVSPEQDQNLKPAATTLGSQKVPPGVIRVYVTDKTGLSPEDMWSCRYDPVPKGEVVEVPFKDYVKHVLPNEWFASWDMESLRAGAMAVKSYAWYYVSRGGKWYWLGADVMDTTCDQVYNPAVSYASTDQAVENTWYQRLTENGYIVPAFYRAGTKGDPGEQGSDVMSQWGSQYWATKGKTWDWILHYYYDPVDILPATEADLRIYSGPNVTSTTPTWGEPFNVKVTVKNYGSEPMQLQELYIKLRGPNGEILDLGGDDNSNPIDPGEVRTISKYVPRLAIDYPGLYGNYVLTVTYIDPGGFLAPGLPPGESSTSTSIPLTVVAPSYKAQIYSITPDSPSYYEQTTGSLTVKLRNTGNATWYKNSSSIQNAVRLVTYNDAFHPSRFYVEGSWLSSSRILMQDSLVMPGGIGTFRFKLNGDLPPGNYTEYFRLRVEGSFGSTYRGFFGDQVAVNISVLDDSTPPSITINAPRYSTERSSELSFPISWQGNDEQTGVKDYDIYWKNGTDYVPWKSATSSTSATFGNGDPINLAQGGNYLFRLRAEDIAGNVSSWRNFRVIVPFDDTRFSYNSGWRSYYNPYARHYLHTYHYAYSYGRQATFSFYGRRVAWIGVKGPTRGMAEVWIDGSRIATVDLYAPRYSTRTVVFEKSLGTRNARHTITIKVLGKRNQLSTSNRVDIDGIAVLR; encoded by the coding sequence ATGAAAAACAGCTTAGTAGCTATATTTGCTACTGCTTTACTATGCTTGACAGTACTGACGACTCCTTCGGTCAAAGCTGTTGGTGACTACGGTAATGTAGAAGGTAGAGTTACCTACAACGGACTGCCAGTAAAGGGAGCCTCTATATCAGCCGGTGGACAGTCTGTTATATCGGACTCTCAGGGTAGATTTAGATTTGATCCCCTACTAGTACAAGACAGCTGGCGAGCTATAAACGTTACAGTCAGAGCATCAGGTCTTGGCGTTTGGAGGCTATACAATGCAGTCATCATCCCTAACGATACCCTAAGGTTGGATGTGAAGTTATCAAAGCACGATGTCACACTTTCTCAGCCCCTTCCGGGGACCACCAAAAACAACTTAGCACCGTCGAAGGTCTCACCTGAGCAGGATCAGAATCTCAAACCAGCAGCCACCACTTTGGGCTCCCAAAAGGTCCCCCCAGGAGTGATTAGGGTCTACGTTACTGACAAGACAGGACTCTCGCCCGAAGATATGTGGAGCTGTAGATATGATCCAGTACCTAAAGGTGAGGTTGTGGAGGTACCTTTCAAGGACTACGTTAAGCATGTCCTCCCAAATGAATGGTTTGCTAGTTGGGACATGGAGTCCCTACGAGCTGGAGCCATGGCAGTAAAAAGTTATGCTTGGTACTACGTGTCCAGAGGGGGCAAGTGGTACTGGCTGGGAGCTGATGTCATGGACACTACCTGCGATCAGGTATACAACCCAGCGGTCAGTTACGCGAGCACAGACCAAGCAGTGGAGAATACCTGGTACCAAAGACTAACCGAGAATGGCTATATAGTCCCCGCTTTCTACAGAGCCGGCACCAAAGGTGATCCAGGAGAGCAAGGCTCCGATGTCATGAGCCAGTGGGGAAGTCAGTACTGGGCTACCAAAGGTAAGACTTGGGACTGGATCCTGCATTACTACTACGATCCTGTTGATATCTTGCCAGCTACAGAAGCCGACCTAAGAATCTACTCAGGACCTAACGTGACCAGCACCACCCCCACTTGGGGAGAGCCTTTCAACGTCAAAGTGACCGTCAAGAACTATGGCAGCGAACCTATGCAGCTCCAAGAGCTCTACATCAAACTTCGAGGGCCCAATGGTGAGATACTCGACCTGGGAGGAGATGACAACTCCAACCCCATCGACCCGGGAGAAGTGCGCACTATTAGTAAGTATGTACCAAGGCTTGCAATAGATTACCCTGGGCTATACGGCAACTATGTACTAACTGTGACCTACATAGATCCAGGTGGATTCTTAGCTCCTGGACTGCCACCAGGCGAGAGCTCCACATCTACATCTATACCACTTACAGTGGTAGCTCCGTCTTACAAGGCCCAGATCTATTCGATAACTCCTGATTCCCCCAGCTACTACGAGCAGACAACAGGAAGCCTGACTGTGAAGCTCAGAAACACAGGCAACGCCACCTGGTACAAGAACAGCTCTAGCATCCAGAACGCAGTTAGACTAGTTACATATAATGATGCCTTTCACCCGAGCAGATTTTATGTGGAGGGGAGTTGGTTATCATCCTCCAGAATCCTCATGCAGGATTCCCTGGTCATGCCCGGGGGCATCGGGACTTTTAGGTTCAAACTAAATGGTGACCTACCACCAGGAAACTATACAGAGTATTTCAGGCTTAGAGTGGAAGGATCTTTTGGATCCACATACAGGGGCTTCTTTGGGGATCAAGTTGCCGTGAACATTAGCGTCCTTGATGACTCCACTCCCCCGAGCATTACTATTAATGCCCCTAGATACTCTACAGAGAGGTCTTCAGAACTGTCATTCCCTATAAGCTGGCAGGGTAATGACGAGCAAACTGGTGTGAAGGACTATGACATCTACTGGAAGAATGGAACTGACTACGTACCCTGGAAGAGCGCAACAAGCTCCACTTCGGCCACATTTGGCAATGGAGATCCTATAAACTTGGCACAAGGAGGTAACTATCTGTTCAGGCTTCGGGCTGAAGATATTGCGGGCAACGTGAGCTCGTGGAGAAACTTCAGAGTTATTGTACCCTTTGATGATACGAGATTTAGCTACAACTCCGGCTGGCGCAGCTATTACAATCCTTATGCCCGGCATTATCTGCACACCTATCACTACGCTTATTCCTATGGCCGACAGGCCACTTTCTCCTTCTATGGACGCAGAGTGGCATGGATCGGCGTCAAAGGACCCACAAGAGGCATGGCCGAGGTATGGATCGATGGGTCCAGGATCGCGACCGTGGACCTCTATGCTCCAAGGTATAGCACCAGGACGGTGGTATTTGAAAAGTCTTTGGGCACCCGCAACGCTCGACACACAATAACTATCAAGGTGCTGGGCAAACGCAATCAATTATCAACAAGCAACAGGGTCGATATCGACGGTATAGCAGTTCTTCGCTAA
- a CDS encoding PAS domain S-box protein: MIKEEVIETSQSDKLNSYEELKASLLKLAATAIRATGFQVILVNVREGEGFRVITGTDDILLGTYTTFDFWNKLLKEEFRISQSYLVPPWHSRQVLQDVPDDMYVIPDIPEAKSPEDWDPYHFLIVPLLDSKREVIGFFSVDEPVSGKVPSEDLIQDLETFAEHAALAIEKFNLINELSDRVRQVDALYKVSKSINNFQDSEAALRFLVDTANELLHADFAVLLVHEPAGDRAISTAEIDVETYDRLRRLSRELLSPEPTLYELHLADGTPSSRLIGVCVRVGPEDGPMGVLGVFYQDENHPKDISYSILSSLAEQAFTALRNRHLYNAAVSRADRLRVIQSIASRLNRLNDVRKIAKAISEELRQLVDFHACRIFLASDEYLVPAAVITDHSEYSPEEVDNLRVGFGEGITGWVAQHGEPALLHDAAKDTRTRLIPGTNDIDESMLAVPIKYDDRVVGVITLSKVGLNQFDNEDLQLLVILADQAAIAIENAKLVEKLSLEAEALRKSEERNQLISRATNDAIWDWDLSTNRIIWNDAIQRLFGYEADHEFETSIEWWEERCHPDDIERLRESLYGAINSDADVWAEEYRFRKADGSYAYVLDRGYIVRDASGKAIRAVGSMLDITHRIEAAKALRESEERFKAIFEDSAIGMALIDQEGRILKTNKALTKILGYTQNDLIEKNFLELVHPDHESTLRGRFTRIFSGKNTHYHVEQRYIHKDGHEIWGNLTVSAIRSHSGDVDLAVCMLEDITSRKQADSRILFQARLLDQVPVAVIACDMQMRVVHWNSAASDLFGYTPQEAIGKEVFELASTIDKSENIREVIQVVLREGSWRGEVDFPLEDRVVPAQVEISAVRDKRRMLVGLVAVIVDLSDQKKVEERLRRQNVYLSALHEIALATMRRLDPSDVFRTLLTRAAPLFNEENGFVYLEDDDTSKLRLWVGTGVFTDYENTWLEPGEGVSGRVWRTGKPVILKDYISWPHRARMFDELVFHAVMAVPIFLNGRSVGSLGFVSFTQGKVFSEDDLHLLHRLADLASIALENSRLYQQLEKELSERLKAEEELQARAKQQAAVAYLGQLALAEDDQDSLLRKAADTVADVLDVEYSAILRDVDNGKTLVLEAGHGWPEGVIGSRLTAAREGHPPTPDKASFNIYPPEIRYLQSGVIRSAISVGIGGQSSPYGLLCAYSLEPRIFSPDDINFLQSVSNILAAAIEYRRAAQDLMRAEARYRKLVEQIPAVTYIEEMGMRGVVSYISPQVEDMLGYTPEEWTSNPDPWSRIIHPDDYEDVATSMEKAEELGIPFRKEYRMISKSGEIVWVRDEAVIVRDAEGQPLFWQGVLVNITDKKKLEDKLAYQAFHDALTGLPNRALFMDRLKGALARAKRYNSCCAVLFLDLDRFKHVNDSLGHQYGDQLLIEVGNRLLSVVRSADTVARRGGDEFTILLEPICELEYAKQVAERVIKELEKPFLINGQELYISTSIGIALSNEYSDAEELIHNADVAMYWAKSRGRARYEVYDLSMSTFTLEKLKLESELRRAVQREEFSLVYQPVVRLRDKEVVALEALLRWHHPERGLLLPDQFLKELEDTGLIMPLTDWMLREVCRQHKEWQKRVAGELPLVSVNFTARQFQKATMLEDLASILQDMDVSPSCLQLEITETVAMDDAASTARTMKGLKDLGVKLALDDVGTGYSSLSYLRKFPLDVLKVDRTFVMGLGVDPDSTAIVHALVMLAKSLGMLVTAEGVEKQVQVDALSTLGCDLAQGYFFSRPMEPDRITDILVRHALR; this comes from the coding sequence GTGATTAAAGAGGAAGTTATAGAGACCTCTCAAAGCGACAAGTTGAACTCATACGAGGAACTTAAGGCTAGTCTGCTTAAGTTGGCTGCTACTGCTATAAGAGCTACTGGGTTTCAAGTAATCCTGGTAAACGTAAGGGAAGGAGAAGGTTTCCGGGTTATTACCGGGACAGACGACATACTTCTGGGAACTTACACCACATTTGACTTCTGGAATAAGCTTCTAAAGGAAGAGTTCAGAATCAGTCAGTCCTACCTGGTGCCACCATGGCACTCTCGTCAGGTATTACAGGATGTACCCGATGATATGTATGTAATACCTGACATACCGGAAGCCAAGAGTCCAGAGGACTGGGATCCCTATCATTTCTTGATAGTGCCTCTTTTGGACAGTAAGCGAGAGGTCATTGGTTTCTTCTCAGTAGATGAACCAGTAAGCGGGAAGGTCCCTAGCGAGGACCTAATACAAGATCTGGAAACTTTCGCGGAACATGCAGCTCTGGCGATAGAGAAGTTTAACCTCATAAATGAGCTCTCAGACCGTGTAAGACAGGTAGATGCCTTATATAAAGTATCTAAGTCTATCAATAACTTTCAGGATTCAGAGGCTGCCCTCAGGTTCCTAGTAGACACTGCCAATGAACTGCTCCATGCCGATTTTGCGGTCCTGCTTGTTCATGAACCCGCTGGTGATCGTGCTATATCCACTGCCGAGATCGATGTAGAGACTTACGACAGGCTAAGACGTCTATCCAGGGAGCTGCTCTCTCCGGAGCCAACCCTGTATGAATTGCATTTGGCAGATGGAACTCCATCCAGCAGGCTAATTGGCGTGTGTGTGAGGGTTGGGCCTGAGGATGGTCCAATGGGAGTCCTAGGAGTTTTCTACCAAGATGAAAACCATCCAAAGGATATAAGCTATTCTATACTCTCATCCCTAGCAGAGCAGGCCTTTACGGCTTTGCGAAACAGGCACCTATATAATGCTGCCGTTTCGAGAGCAGATAGGCTAAGGGTTATACAGTCTATAGCTTCTCGCTTGAATAGATTGAACGATGTTAGGAAGATAGCTAAGGCTATATCTGAGGAGCTGCGCCAACTGGTTGATTTCCATGCCTGCCGCATATTCCTGGCATCCGATGAGTATCTGGTACCCGCAGCGGTCATAACGGACCATTCTGAATACTCTCCTGAGGAGGTAGACAACCTAAGAGTCGGATTCGGAGAGGGGATAACCGGTTGGGTAGCACAGCATGGTGAACCTGCATTGCTCCACGACGCCGCTAAGGATACCCGCACGCGGCTGATACCAGGAACAAACGATATCGACGAGTCGATGCTTGCAGTGCCCATAAAGTACGACGACAGAGTAGTGGGCGTAATCACCCTCTCAAAAGTGGGACTGAATCAATTTGATAACGAAGACCTGCAGCTCTTGGTCATATTGGCAGACCAGGCTGCGATCGCTATTGAGAACGCCAAGCTTGTTGAGAAGCTTAGCTTGGAAGCTGAGGCCCTACGTAAAAGTGAGGAGCGTAATCAGCTCATAAGCAGGGCCACCAATGATGCTATCTGGGATTGGGATCTCTCCACAAACAGAATTATCTGGAATGATGCCATCCAGAGGCTTTTTGGCTACGAGGCTGATCACGAGTTTGAAACCAGCATTGAGTGGTGGGAGGAACGGTGCCACCCAGATGACATCGAAAGGTTGAGGGAGAGCCTCTACGGAGCTATCAATTCGGATGCTGATGTGTGGGCAGAGGAGTACAGATTCAGGAAGGCAGATGGCAGCTACGCTTACGTGCTTGACCGCGGGTATATAGTTCGCGATGCGAGTGGCAAGGCTATAAGGGCCGTAGGCTCGATGCTGGACATTACTCATAGGATAGAGGCTGCTAAGGCACTGCGGGAGAGTGAGGAGAGATTCAAGGCTATATTTGAAGATTCAGCTATAGGTATGGCCCTGATTGACCAGGAAGGACGGATATTAAAGACTAATAAAGCATTGACCAAAATACTGGGCTACACCCAGAATGACTTGATAGAGAAGAACTTCCTAGAGCTTGTGCACCCAGATCACGAGTCTACTCTAAGAGGTAGGTTCACTCGAATCTTCTCTGGCAAGAACACTCACTACCACGTAGAGCAAAGATATATCCACAAAGATGGACACGAGATTTGGGGCAACCTGACTGTGTCTGCTATTAGATCGCACTCGGGTGATGTGGATCTGGCTGTGTGCATGCTTGAGGATATAACTAGCAGGAAGCAAGCTGACTCTAGGATCCTCTTCCAGGCGAGGCTGTTGGATCAGGTGCCTGTGGCGGTGATAGCCTGCGATATGCAGATGAGGGTAGTACATTGGAACTCGGCGGCAAGTGACCTGTTCGGATATACCCCTCAGGAAGCTATTGGGAAGGAAGTCTTCGAGCTTGCCTCCACTATAGATAAGAGTGAGAACATTCGAGAAGTGATTCAGGTAGTGCTTAGGGAGGGCAGCTGGAGAGGTGAGGTGGATTTCCCACTGGAAGACAGGGTTGTTCCTGCTCAGGTGGAGATATCAGCAGTACGTGACAAGCGCAGGATGCTTGTAGGTCTAGTGGCCGTAATTGTCGATCTCTCCGATCAGAAGAAAGTTGAGGAGAGACTACGGAGGCAGAACGTGTACCTCAGCGCTCTCCACGAGATCGCACTGGCTACCATGCGCAGGCTGGACCCTAGTGATGTTTTCCGCACCCTGCTTACTCGTGCTGCTCCTCTCTTCAATGAAGAAAACGGCTTTGTGTACTTAGAGGATGATGACACCAGTAAGTTGAGGCTCTGGGTTGGCACGGGTGTGTTTACAGACTATGAGAATACCTGGCTGGAGCCTGGAGAAGGGGTGTCTGGACGCGTATGGCGTACAGGTAAGCCCGTTATTCTCAAAGACTACATCTCGTGGCCTCATCGTGCCAGGATGTTTGATGAACTAGTCTTCCATGCTGTGATGGCAGTGCCAATCTTCCTCAATGGTAGATCTGTTGGCTCATTGGGATTCGTTAGCTTTACACAGGGCAAAGTCTTTTCTGAAGACGATCTCCATCTATTACACAGGTTAGCCGATTTGGCTTCCATAGCCCTGGAGAATTCCCGGTTATATCAACAGCTTGAAAAAGAGCTAAGTGAACGCCTGAAGGCTGAAGAGGAACTGCAGGCAAGGGCAAAGCAGCAAGCAGCTGTGGCTTATTTGGGCCAGTTAGCGCTCGCTGAAGATGACCAGGATTCTCTATTGCGTAAAGCTGCTGACACAGTCGCTGATGTTCTGGATGTGGAGTATTCAGCAATACTGAGGGATGTAGACAATGGTAAGACTCTTGTCCTGGAGGCTGGACATGGTTGGCCAGAGGGTGTGATAGGGTCTCGTTTAACAGCTGCGAGGGAAGGACATCCCCCGACTCCCGATAAGGCCTCGTTCAACATATATCCGCCTGAGATCCGTTATCTACAAAGTGGAGTTATCAGGAGTGCCATATCGGTCGGCATAGGAGGGCAGAGCTCCCCTTATGGCCTGCTCTGCGCATATAGCCTTGAGCCCAGGATATTTTCCCCGGACGATATCAACTTTCTCCAATCCGTATCCAACATATTGGCTGCTGCTATAGAGTACCGAAGGGCTGCTCAGGATCTAATGAGGGCTGAGGCAAGATATAGAAAACTCGTGGAGCAGATACCAGCAGTCACTTATATAGAAGAAATGGGGATGAGGGGAGTGGTCTCCTATATAAGTCCCCAAGTAGAAGATATGCTTGGCTATACCCCTGAGGAATGGACAAGTAACCCTGATCCCTGGTCGCGAATAATACATCCTGATGATTACGAGGATGTGGCTACTTCTATGGAAAAAGCCGAAGAGCTGGGGATACCTTTTAGAAAAGAATATAGGATGATCTCTAAGAGCGGTGAGATCGTATGGGTGCGAGACGAAGCGGTTATAGTTAGGGATGCCGAGGGGCAGCCTTTGTTCTGGCAGGGAGTTCTCGTCAATATTACCGATAAGAAGAAGCTTGAGGATAAACTTGCGTATCAGGCATTTCATGATGCCCTGACGGGACTCCCTAACAGAGCGCTCTTTATGGATCGGCTGAAAGGCGCGCTTGCCAGAGCCAAGAGGTATAACTCCTGTTGTGCAGTGCTTTTCCTGGATCTAGATAGGTTCAAGCATGTCAATGACAGTCTTGGCCACCAGTACGGAGATCAGCTCTTGATAGAGGTAGGCAATCGGTTGTTGAGTGTAGTCCGCTCTGCGGACACTGTAGCACGCCGAGGTGGCGATGAATTTACCATCCTCCTGGAGCCTATCTGCGAGCTGGAGTACGCCAAGCAGGTGGCCGAAAGGGTTATAAAGGAGCTGGAGAAGCCGTTTTTGATCAATGGTCAAGAGCTCTATATAAGCACCAGCATAGGTATAGCACTTAGTAATGAGTACTCTGATGCAGAGGAGCTTATACATAATGCAGATGTTGCTATGTATTGGGCTAAGAGTAGGGGGCGGGCAAGGTACGAAGTTTATGATCTTAGCATGAGCACTTTTACATTAGAGAAGCTGAAGCTCGAGTCTGAGTTGCGCAGAGCTGTACAGCGGGAAGAGTTCAGCTTAGTGTACCAGCCTGTGGTAAGGCTGCGAGATAAGGAAGTCGTAGCGCTTGAGGCGCTGCTGCGCTGGCATCATCCAGAGAGGGGACTTCTTCTGCCAGATCAGTTCCTTAAGGAGCTGGAAGATACGGGGCTCATAATGCCTTTGACCGACTGGATGCTGCGCGAGGTGTGTAGGCAGCATAAGGAGTGGCAGAAGCGAGTTGCTGGGGAATTGCCGTTGGTAAGCGTGAACTTTACTGCCAGGCAGTTCCAGAAAGCCACTATGCTGGAGGACTTGGCAAGCATACTCCAAGATATGGATGTTTCACCCTCGTGCCTGCAACTGGAGATAACGGAGACCGTAGCGATGGATGATGCTGCTTCTACAGCCAGAACCATGAAGGGGCTCAAAGACCTGGGAGTTAAGCTGGCTCTTGACGATGTAGGGACTGGCTACTCCAGCCTGAGCTACCTCAGGAAGTTCCCCCTGGATGTATTAAAGGTCGACAGGACTTTTGTTATGGGGCTGGGTGTAGATCCTGATAGTACGGCAATAGTGCATGCACTTGTAATGCTTGCGAAGTCGCTTGGCATGCTTGTGACAGCTGAGGGGGTTGAGAAGCAGGTCCAAGTTGATGCTTTAAGTACTCTGGGCTGTGATCTGGCTCAAGGGTACTTCTTTTCCAGACCCATGGAGCCTGATCGGATCACCGATATTTTGGTCAGGCATGCTCTCCGATAG
- a CDS encoding class I SAM-dependent methyltransferase — MSSVVAHDTLWLSVDEARKLLEARQSGVNELESSFDLGLTKVKVLLDSEGVKLPDGLRVSWSVIEEIAGHFRTGRLSNKCFILRGEEVVPIQSYSGYTNRFYSLLATDGAPTLVAGGFPMHRIKGTDPLKDTAEKIKAIAPVIGKVLDTAMGLGYTAIMASKTADEVITVEIDPEVVEIAKLNPWSRELFENPKIKVIVGDSFEVIREFPDQYFDRVIHDPPIVSLAGDLYSLDFYKQLYRVIRPRGRLFHYIGNPEHKMGHRVTRGVVIRLQEAGFKKVVPRPQAFGVVAYK; from the coding sequence ATGTCATCAGTTGTTGCCCATGATACCTTGTGGCTTTCTGTAGACGAAGCTAGAAAGCTGCTTGAGGCACGCCAGTCGGGTGTCAATGAGCTTGAGTCCTCTTTTGATCTCGGCCTCACTAAGGTAAAGGTGCTCTTGGATTCGGAAGGAGTTAAGCTACCCGATGGCCTTAGAGTCTCTTGGTCCGTGATTGAGGAGATAGCTGGTCATTTTCGCACCGGCAGGCTTTCAAACAAGTGCTTCATCCTCCGTGGAGAGGAAGTAGTCCCAATTCAAAGCTATTCAGGATACACCAACCGATTCTATAGCCTGCTAGCCACAGATGGTGCGCCAACTCTGGTAGCAGGGGGCTTCCCCATGCACAGAATCAAGGGTACGGACCCTCTCAAGGATACTGCCGAAAAGATCAAGGCTATAGCTCCAGTAATTGGCAAAGTCCTGGACACAGCTATGGGGCTGGGTTACACGGCCATCATGGCCTCGAAGACTGCGGACGAGGTCATAACTGTGGAGATAGATCCAGAGGTTGTGGAGATAGCCAAGCTTAACCCTTGGTCCAGGGAACTGTTCGAGAACCCCAAAATCAAGGTCATAGTAGGTGACAGTTTCGAGGTGATTCGCGAATTTCCGGATCAATATTTTGATAGAGTGATCCATGATCCTCCTATAGTAAGCCTTGCCGGAGACCTCTATTCCCTGGACTTCTACAAGCAGTTATATAGAGTGATCAGACCTAGGGGGCGTTTGTTCCATTACATAGGTAATCCCGAACACAAGATGGGACACAGAGTGACCAGAGGAGTAGTAATCAGGTTACAGGAAGCAGGCTTCAAGAAAGTAGTGCCCCGACCTCAAGCTTTCGGTGTCGTGGCTTATAAGTAA
- a CDS encoding glycoside hydrolase family 3 protein, with protein MTLREKIGQMFAVYVYGDSAYDTDPWAVNANRKLYGVDNASQIIQKYHVGSIIYFTWTGNIKNAQQVARLSNGIQRSSMTQRVPVPTLISTDQEGGIISRLPSQIVRSPGNMALGAARDKTYAFRAAYIVGKELRALGINQNLAPDADVNINPFNPVIGVRSFGDRSWLVARLTAAQVRGYQSVDVAATAKHFPGHGDTNIDSHTGLPVIRHTQKQLEDIDLPPFRAAIDSGVDVIMSAHIVVPSLDPSGRPATLSKPILTGLLRQKLGFKGVIMTDSLEMAGVRQMFPDSRVPVEAIKAGADLLLMPPDLNLAINSVVNAVERGEISVSRINASVLRILELKARLGLPANPYVDADSVSSHVKTHWHILSAADISNHTITIIRNSGVLPLKPNSGRTVLVTGWGDEPTIEVAAKMSSYGVRVTRYSTGDHPSSSVRDHAVYLARQKSLVVVLTRDIQWDTRQRELVKSLIQTGKPVIVLSVELPYDLAYVTSAKTYVATYSYNPVSLRAAVRVMFGKASPVGKLPVRIPKANAPQETLYPFGYGLGY; from the coding sequence ATGACCCTTAGAGAAAAGATAGGGCAGATGTTTGCAGTGTACGTCTACGGAGATAGCGCTTACGACACAGATCCCTGGGCAGTAAATGCGAACAGGAAACTATACGGTGTGGACAACGCATCTCAAATAATACAGAAGTATCATGTTGGTAGTATCATATATTTCACATGGACTGGGAACATTAAAAATGCCCAGCAGGTAGCAAGGTTATCAAATGGTATCCAAAGAAGCTCCATGACCCAAAGAGTACCAGTTCCCACGCTCATATCTACGGATCAGGAGGGAGGCATAATATCAAGGTTACCTTCTCAAATCGTCCGTTCCCCTGGGAATATGGCGCTAGGAGCCGCAAGAGACAAAACGTACGCATTTAGAGCCGCTTACATAGTCGGCAAAGAGCTCAGAGCTCTAGGGATCAATCAAAACTTGGCCCCGGATGCTGACGTAAATATCAACCCATTCAACCCAGTGATAGGTGTAAGGTCCTTTGGGGACAGATCATGGCTTGTGGCCAGACTAACAGCTGCGCAAGTGAGAGGGTATCAAAGCGTCGACGTAGCAGCAACAGCCAAACATTTTCCTGGACACGGCGATACGAACATCGACAGCCATACAGGACTGCCCGTTATAAGGCACACCCAGAAGCAGCTGGAAGATATAGATCTGCCTCCTTTCAGAGCTGCTATCGATTCAGGAGTCGACGTTATCATGAGTGCCCACATAGTCGTGCCTTCGCTAGACCCTTCGGGTAGGCCAGCAACCCTCTCCAAACCGATCCTAACAGGGCTACTACGCCAAAAACTTGGGTTCAAGGGCGTAATAATGACAGATTCTCTAGAGATGGCAGGGGTCCGGCAGATGTTTCCGGATAGCAGAGTGCCAGTGGAAGCTATCAAAGCTGGAGCAGATCTGCTACTTATGCCTCCGGATCTAAACCTAGCGATAAACTCGGTAGTAAATGCCGTGGAAAGAGGAGAGATAAGCGTTTCTCGCATAAACGCTTCGGTGCTACGTATCCTCGAACTTAAGGCGCGACTGGGGTTGCCAGCAAATCCCTACGTCGATGCCGACTCGGTAAGCAGCCATGTCAAGACTCACTGGCATATCCTTAGCGCCGCTGATATCTCTAACCACACCATCACTATCATCCGCAATTCGGGCGTGCTTCCACTGAAACCCAATTCGGGTCGAACAGTCTTGGTAACTGGTTGGGGAGATGAACCCACAATAGAAGTAGCCGCAAAGATGTCCAGCTATGGCGTAAGAGTCACGAGGTACTCCACAGGGGACCACCCATCTTCGAGCGTGCGTGACCATGCAGTCTACCTGGCAAGGCAGAAGAGCTTGGTAGTCGTGCTAACTAGAGATATTCAATGGGATACTAGGCAGCGAGAGCTTGTGAAAAGCCTGATACAGACAGGGAAACCAGTAATAGTACTCTCTGTTGAGCTTCCGTATGATTTAGCTTATGTTACAAGTGCCAAGACCTACGTGGCGACCTATAGCTATAACCCTGTCTCTTTGCGGGCAGCGGTGAGAGTAATGTTTGGAAAAGCTTCACCTGTAGGCAAGTTGCCTGTACGCATTCCAAAAGCGAACGCCCCCCAGGAGACTCTTTATCCATTTGGGTATGGCCTGGGGTACTAG